One Tiliqua scincoides isolate rTilSci1 chromosome 9, rTilSci1.hap2, whole genome shotgun sequence DNA segment encodes these proteins:
- the LOC136660032 gene encoding chymotrypsin-C-like — protein MFTLAVFTVLLGYAYSCGKPAYLPNVSRVVGGEDAKPHSWPWQVSLQYDKNGVWAHTCGGTLIASNWVLTAAHCISSSRKYRVFLGKQNLIEEEAGSVAVAVEKLIVHEKWNSFLIINDIALIKLAEHVEFSDTIQPSCLPPAGTVLAQNYPCYVTGWGRLYTNGPIADNLQQALLPVVDHQTCSQRDWWGSTIRTTMVCAGGDGVVSGCNGDSGGPLNCESDNVWEVHGIVSFGSGLGCNTKKKPTVFTHVASYISWINEKISQN, from the exons ATGTTCACCCTCGCAGTCTTCACTGTGCTCCTGGGATACG CCTACAGCTGCGGCAAACCAGCTTATTTGCCGAATGTCTCTCGAGTTGTTGGGGGTGAAGATGCCAAACCCCACAGCTGGCCTTGGCAG GTCTCCCTACAGTACGACAAGAATGGTGTCTGGGCTCACACCTGCGGTGGGACCCTAATTGCATCCAACTGGGTCTTGACAGCTGCTCACTGCATCAG ctccagTCGAAAATATCGTGTCTTTCTGGGCAAACAGAACCTCattgaggaagaggcaggctctGTGGCTGTTGCTGTAGAGAAGCTGATTGTGCATGAGAAGTGGAATTCCTTTTTGATCAT CAACGACATTGCCCTGATCAAGCTTGCTGAGCACGTGGAGTTCAGCGACACGATCCAGCCCTCttgcttacctcctgcaggcACCGTGCTGGCACAGAATTACCCCTGCTACGTTACAGGATGGGGACGACTCTATA CTAATGGCCCCATTGCTGACAACCTCCAGCAGGCCTTGCTGCCTGTGGTGGATCACCAAACATGCAGCCAGAGAGACTGGTGGGGTTCCACGATCCGGACCACAATGGTGTGCGCCGGAGGAGATGGCGTCGTCTCAGGGTGCAAC GGGGATTCTGGCGGTCCTCTTAACTGCGAGAGCGACAACGTTTGGGAGGTACATGGTATCGTGAGCTTCGGATCTGGGCTGGGCTGCAACACTAAGAAAAAGCCAACGGTTTTCACCCATGTGGCTTCTTACATCTCCTGGATCAATGAG AAAATAAGCCAGAACTAA